In a single window of the Leptospira barantonii genome:
- a CDS encoding peptide MFS transporter, with protein MDLQSKSVNSHPKALPVLFLTETWERFSFYGMRALLVLFLTKVFHYSDPEANRVYGIYTGLVYLTPLIGGYLADRYLGFRKSIFLGTTLMMFGHLCLAFETKPFFLFGLALLIVGVGFFKPNISTVVGRIYEEENKTHMKDSGFTIFYMGINLGGFLGPLFCGYFSKSFGWGYGFGVAAFGVLFGILIFLFGQKRFSDRVFEPGKKNHIEEGRRHSPLTREEKQRLTVILIFTAFAIIFWAVFEQIGSSMNLFIDRHVDRNWFGYDIPTPFFQSLNPLLILILAPVIASFWTVLAKKNWKPDTSTRFAYGFFILGFGFLILTLVTLDFRIGHKISAIWLFLMVLCITVGELFTSPGGLALVTKLAPSHLGGFMMGVWFLSSFFGNILAGELAGLMRTDSFPTFFGMFTCLAFSGGLILYLARKKFQIWMHGGDQ; from the coding sequence ATGGACCTCCAGAGCAAAAGCGTAAATTCTCATCCGAAAGCTCTTCCGGTTTTATTTCTTACGGAAACCTGGGAGCGATTCAGCTTCTACGGAATGCGCGCCTTGCTCGTCTTATTTCTTACGAAGGTTTTTCATTATTCGGATCCGGAAGCGAACCGAGTTTACGGAATTTATACGGGTCTCGTTTATTTAACTCCTTTGATCGGCGGTTATCTCGCGGACCGTTATTTGGGTTTTAGAAAATCCATCTTTTTGGGAACGACGTTGATGATGTTCGGCCATCTGTGTCTTGCCTTTGAAACGAAGCCGTTCTTTCTTTTCGGTTTGGCCTTGCTCATCGTCGGGGTCGGTTTTTTTAAACCGAACATCTCCACGGTTGTGGGTAGAATCTACGAAGAAGAAAACAAAACCCACATGAAAGATTCCGGGTTTACGATCTTTTATATGGGAATCAATCTCGGCGGTTTCTTAGGGCCTCTTTTCTGCGGATATTTCAGCAAATCCTTCGGTTGGGGTTACGGATTCGGAGTGGCCGCCTTCGGTGTGTTATTCGGAATTTTGATTTTTCTCTTCGGACAAAAAAGATTTTCGGATCGGGTTTTCGAACCCGGCAAAAAGAATCATATCGAGGAAGGACGCAGGCATTCTCCTTTAACTCGGGAAGAAAAACAAAGACTCACGGTGATTCTGATTTTTACCGCCTTTGCGATCATTTTCTGGGCGGTATTCGAACAAATCGGCTCTTCTATGAATCTTTTTATCGATCGTCACGTGGATCGAAATTGGTTCGGCTACGATATTCCCACTCCTTTTTTCCAGTCTTTGAATCCTCTTTTGATTTTGATCTTAGCGCCTGTAATCGCTTCTTTCTGGACCGTACTTGCTAAAAAGAATTGGAAACCGGATACTTCGACCAGGTTCGCGTACGGTTTTTTTATTTTGGGTTTTGGATTTCTGATTTTGACGTTAGTCACCCTTGACTTTCGAATCGGTCATAAGATTTCTGCGATCTGGCTTTTTCTAATGGTTCTTTGTATTACCGTCGGTGAGTTGTTTACTTCTCCAGGCGGATTGGCGCTCGTTACGAAGTTGGCTCCGAGCCATCTCGGCGGGTTTATGATGGGCGTTTGGTTTCTTTCCAGTTTTTTCGGGAATATTCTCGCGGGAGAATTGGCAGGTCTTATGAGAACGGACAGTTTTCCGACGTTCTTCGGAATGTTTACCTGTCTCGCTTTTTCGGGAGGTTTGATTCTTTATTTGGCAAGAAAGAAGTTCCAAATTTGGATGCACGGTGGGGATCAATGA
- the rfaE2 gene encoding D-glycero-beta-D-manno-heptose 1-phosphate adenylyltransferase, translating into MDLKNHIVPWDQAANFADTIRQNKKIVFTNGCFDLVHKGHITYLSQARELGDFLWVGLNADSSVKRLKGEQRPVVSEEDRAILLSNLRFVDAVTIFSQDTPLDLIRLVKPSVHVKGGDYKVDDLPETPIVRQFGGEVKILPFVPGKSTSLLIEKILKL; encoded by the coding sequence ATGGATTTAAAAAATCATATCGTCCCCTGGGATCAGGCCGCAAACTTCGCCGACACCATCCGGCAAAACAAAAAAATCGTTTTTACCAACGGTTGTTTCGACTTGGTTCACAAAGGACACATTACTTATCTTTCTCAAGCAAGAGAGCTCGGAGATTTTCTCTGGGTGGGACTCAACGCAGATTCTTCCGTAAAACGTCTCAAGGGAGAACAAAGACCAGTCGTTTCCGAGGAAGATCGGGCCATTCTACTTTCTAATCTTAGATTTGTGGACGCGGTCACGATTTTTTCTCAGGACACGCCCCTCGATCTGATCCGTCTCGTAAAACCTTCCGTTCACGTAAAGGGGGGAGATTACAAAGTGGACGACCTCCCCGAAACCCCGATCGTTCGTCAATTCGGCGGGGAAGTCAAAATCTTGCCGTTTGTCCCCGGAAAATCCACCTCGCTTCTCATCGAGAAAATCCTCAAACTCTAA
- a CDS encoding cob(I)yrinic acid a,c-diamide adenosyltransferase — protein MKIYTKKGDFGQTSLATGAKVPKSDRRVELYGTADELNSTIGIVKSFLPENSDLHSPLETIQNLLFELGSELAGFRPKEESCILEEDISFLEQQIDTMQEKLQPLKKFILPGGTKASSFLHISRTVARRLEREMVRFKEEGLEILSPPMVFINRLSDYFFVAARYANLEENIQEPLWTSRAKA, from the coding sequence ATGAAAATCTATACTAAAAAAGGGGATTTCGGTCAGACCTCTCTGGCGACCGGAGCCAAGGTCCCCAAATCCGATCGAAGAGTGGAGCTGTACGGAACCGCAGACGAACTCAATTCCACGATCGGAATCGTTAAATCTTTTTTACCTGAAAATTCGGATCTCCATTCTCCCTTAGAAACGATTCAAAATCTGCTTTTTGAATTGGGTTCGGAACTCGCAGGTTTTAGACCCAAGGAAGAATCCTGTATCTTAGAAGAGGACATTTCCTTTTTGGAACAGCAAATCGATACGATGCAGGAAAAGTTACAACCTCTGAAGAAATTCATTCTTCCCGGGGGAACCAAGGCATCTTCGTTTTTGCACATTTCCAGAACCGTCGCGAGAAGACTGGAACGGGAAATGGTGCGATTTAAGGAAGAAGGTCTTGAGATACTTTCTCCTCCGATGGTTTTTATAAACCGTCTTTCGGATTATTTTTTCGTAGCGGCGCGTTATGCGAATCTTGAAGAGAATATTCAGGAACCCTTATGGACCTCCAGAGCAAAAGCGTAA
- the rfaE1 gene encoding D-glycero-beta-D-manno-heptose-7-phosphate kinase — protein sequence MYYLDRNRFQTSTANLKNLKIIVIGDFILDEYLIGEVNRISPEAPVPVVWVRKEKITLGGAGNVVKNLSSLGVTSIVLGRAGKDEKAKSLSELLSNEKTDQNQNFLIQSEDVPTILKTRVIAGHQQVCRIDKEELKPITQKEEDELLKAFLERIDSADAVILSDYDKGTLTPRIISEVSKICVDKKKIVTVDPQVSHFFLYQGVSILTPNHHEAGKAIGKKLENDSEILKAAEEISEKLSCPSLMITRGEKGMSLYLSSKKEIFHIPTVAREVFDVTGAGDTVISTYTAYHAAGLSELDASVVSNAAAGVVVAKLGAETVTPDELEASLQSMGSFQK from the coding sequence TTGTATTATCTCGATCGAAACCGCTTTCAAACTTCCACGGCGAATCTTAAAAATTTAAAAATCATCGTAATCGGAGATTTCATACTGGATGAATATCTGATCGGAGAAGTGAATCGAATTTCACCCGAAGCTCCCGTTCCGGTTGTCTGGGTTCGAAAGGAAAAAATAACCTTAGGCGGGGCGGGGAATGTTGTCAAAAATTTATCGAGCTTAGGTGTGACTTCCATCGTATTAGGAAGAGCCGGAAAAGACGAAAAGGCAAAAAGTCTTTCGGAACTTCTCTCGAACGAAAAGACGGATCAAAATCAGAATTTTCTAATTCAATCCGAAGACGTACCGACCATTTTAAAAACAAGAGTGATCGCGGGACATCAACAAGTTTGTAGGATCGATAAGGAAGAATTAAAACCGATCACACAAAAAGAGGAAGACGAACTTCTCAAAGCGTTTTTGGAAAGAATCGATTCCGCAGACGCGGTGATTCTTTCCGACTACGACAAGGGAACTTTAACACCGAGAATCATCAGCGAAGTTTCCAAGATTTGTGTGGATAAAAAAAAGATCGTAACGGTAGATCCTCAAGTAAGTCATTTTTTTCTTTACCAAGGTGTGAGCATTCTCACCCCGAACCACCACGAAGCGGGAAAGGCGATCGGTAAAAAACTTGAGAACGATTCCGAGATATTAAAAGCCGCCGAAGAAATTTCGGAAAAACTTTCCTGTCCCTCTCTGATGATCACAAGAGGAGAAAAAGGAATGAGTCTTTATCTTTCTTCTAAAAAAGAAATTTTTCATATCCCGACGGTTGCAAGAGAGGTCTTCGACGTAACCGGAGCGGGAGATACTGTCATCAGCACCTACACCGCTTATCACGCGGCGGGGCTCAGCGAACTAGACGCAAGCGTCGTATCAAACGCCGCCGCGGGGGTAGTCGTTGCCAAACTCGGAGCTGAAACCGTAACACCCGACGAACTCGAAGCCTCGCTTCAATCCATGGGGAGTTTTCAAAAGTAA
- a CDS encoding DUF1564 domain-containing protein: MGVLLLNSDQEIRSILQERKTEVVTFLVPEATLLALNEKARKNIGKQIPILLTYYSKYLSTTNRLGKNARKTTYQPSPGKEKMKRINVRLSTGSWALLSALAQVHGVSRCYLFNYLLWLENVGVGNSIVRTMNEGGPTFHSNYKYILHLDLLKNEITRRLECNPQDTFYVVNYESLYSS, translated from the coding sequence ATGGGCGTTTTATTACTGAATTCCGATCAAGAAATCCGTTCGATTCTTCAAGAAAGAAAAACGGAGGTTGTTACTTTTTTAGTTCCCGAAGCAACATTGCTCGCGTTGAACGAAAAGGCGCGAAAAAATATCGGTAAACAGATTCCGATTCTTTTGACTTATTATTCCAAGTATCTTTCCACGACAAACCGTTTGGGGAAGAATGCTCGTAAAACAACTTATCAACCTAGTCCGGGTAAAGAAAAAATGAAGCGAATCAATGTGCGTTTGAGCACTGGAAGTTGGGCTTTACTCAGCGCCCTTGCTCAGGTTCACGGGGTTTCTCGGTGTTATCTATTTAATTATTTACTTTGGTTGGAAAACGTTGGGGTTGGGAATTCTATCGTGAGAACTATGAATGAAGGAGGTCCTACATTTCACAGTAATTACAAATACATCCTCCACCTCGATCTACTCAAAAACGAAATAACGCGCAGATTAGAATGCAACCCACAAGATACTTTTTACGTAGTAAATTACGAAAGCCTCTACAGTTCCTAA
- the kdsA gene encoding 3-deoxy-8-phosphooctulonate synthase: MKDNTCTKRDFLNGAKIGGDEPFFLISGPCVMENRDLLDRVCAEMIEICGELKIPYIFKSSFDKANRSSVNSYRGPGLAEGIKNLEYIKNKYNVPVLTDIHETYQIAPLKDVIDIYQIPAFLCRQTDLIAESAKTGRWVNVKKGQFLAPADTRHIAVKMKESGNEKCIVTERGTSFGYGNLIFDGRAIPIIHGFDIPVVFDATHSAQLPGAAGNSTGGQREFIPSVLRSAVSLGIEGIFMEVHPDPEKALSDATTQYPLSQIKSLLKEMIGLDRYIKKEILVSRN, encoded by the coding sequence ATGAAAGACAATACATGCACCAAGAGAGATTTTTTAAACGGAGCCAAAATCGGAGGAGACGAACCGTTCTTTCTCATCTCCGGTCCCTGCGTTATGGAAAATCGGGATCTATTGGACCGTGTCTGCGCGGAAATGATCGAGATCTGCGGAGAATTAAAAATTCCTTATATATTCAAAAGCAGTTTCGACAAAGCGAACCGTTCCTCCGTAAATTCCTATCGCGGACCGGGACTCGCCGAAGGTATTAAGAATTTAGAATATATCAAAAACAAATACAACGTTCCCGTTCTAACGGACATTCACGAAACTTATCAGATCGCTCCTCTAAAGGACGTGATCGACATCTATCAAATTCCCGCATTTCTTTGCAGACAAACCGATCTCATCGCGGAATCCGCTAAAACCGGAAGGTGGGTGAACGTAAAAAAAGGACAATTCTTAGCTCCGGCCGACACGCGTCATATCGCGGTTAAGATGAAAGAATCCGGAAACGAAAAATGTATCGTAACCGAAAGAGGAACCTCCTTCGGCTACGGAAATCTAATCTTCGACGGAAGAGCGATTCCGATCATCCACGGGTTCGATATCCCGGTCGTATTCGACGCGACCCATTCCGCTCAACTTCCGGGCGCCGCGGGAAACAGCACCGGTGGACAAAGAGAATTCATTCCAAGCGTTCTTCGTTCCGCAGTTTCTCTCGGCATAGAAGGAATTTTTATGGAAGTCCATCCGGATCCTGAAAAGGCGCTTTCCGACGCAACGACTCAATATCCGCTTTCTCAGATCAAATCCCTTTTGAAGGAGATGATCGGTTTGGATCGTTATATCAAAAAAGAAATTCTCGTTTCCAGAAACTGA
- a CDS encoding CTP synthase, translating into MSRTKFIFVTGGVSSSLGKGVTVAALGCLLESRGYTVSLQKMDPYINIDPGTMSPYQHGEVYVTADGAETDLDLGYYERFTHSKLTRKNSVSTGQIYNTVIQRERKGDYLGRTVQVVPHITNEIRNRMYIVAREENPDFIIVEIGGTVGDIESIPFLEAIRQMRYEHGSSNVLFVHLTLVPTITAAGEAKTKPTQHSVKELLGLGIQPDILVCRVSQPMTKEMKNKLSLFCNVKEENVISASDISTSIYEIPKMYKEEKLDEVVLKTMGIELRTSDFNEWDSMVKGLLTTKETVQVAVVGKYISLQDAYRSIYESLSHGGIAHNAKVEFVKIDPENLDKDNVADSLKNVHGILVPGGFGDRGIEGKILAIQYARTKGIPFFGICLGMQCAVVEYGRNVLGLKDANSTEIRPDTEHPVISLLEEQNDIEQMGGTMRLGSYPCKIKKDTLTFKEYKSELIHERHRHRFEFTNRYKKQYEENGMVIAGTSPDDNLVEIVEIPKHNWFIGVQFHPEFQSKPTAPHPLFAGFIGATVKYSKKG; encoded by the coding sequence TTGTCGAGAACTAAGTTTATCTTTGTAACCGGAGGGGTGAGTTCCTCACTTGGAAAAGGGGTCACGGTCGCGGCTCTGGGTTGTTTGTTGGAAAGCAGAGGATATACGGTTTCTCTCCAAAAAATGGATCCTTATATCAATATCGATCCGGGAACTATGAGTCCCTACCAACACGGGGAAGTATATGTCACCGCCGACGGAGCCGAAACCGATTTGGATCTCGGTTACTACGAACGTTTTACTCATTCCAAATTAACACGAAAGAATTCAGTATCCACCGGACAGATTTATAATACCGTCATACAAAGAGAAAGAAAGGGAGATTACCTCGGTCGTACCGTTCAGGTAGTTCCTCATATCACGAACGAAATCCGAAACCGGATGTATATCGTCGCCCGAGAAGAAAACCCCGACTTCATCATCGTCGAAATCGGAGGAACGGTAGGCGACATCGAATCGATTCCTTTTTTGGAAGCGATTCGTCAGATGCGTTACGAACACGGAAGTTCCAATGTGTTGTTCGTTCACTTAACACTCGTCCCTACGATCACAGCCGCAGGAGAAGCAAAAACAAAACCGACTCAACATTCCGTTAAAGAGTTACTCGGACTCGGAATCCAACCCGACATTCTCGTTTGCCGTGTTTCCCAACCGATGACCAAGGAAATGAAAAACAAACTTTCCCTCTTTTGCAACGTAAAAGAAGAGAACGTAATCTCCGCAAGCGACATCTCCACATCTATATACGAAATTCCTAAAATGTATAAGGAAGAAAAACTCGACGAGGTCGTTCTCAAAACGATGGGAATCGAACTCCGCACTTCCGACTTCAACGAATGGGATTCTATGGTGAAAGGACTTCTCACCACGAAAGAAACCGTTCAAGTCGCCGTTGTCGGAAAATACATTTCCTTACAGGACGCATATCGTTCCATCTACGAAAGTCTCTCCCACGGTGGAATCGCGCATAACGCGAAAGTCGAATTCGTAAAAATCGATCCTGAAAACCTCGACAAGGACAACGTCGCCGATTCTTTAAAAAACGTACACGGCATTTTGGTTCCGGGCGGTTTTGGAGATCGAGGAATCGAAGGAAAAATTCTCGCGATCCAATACGCAAGAACCAAAGGAATTCCTTTTTTCGGAATCTGTCTCGGAATGCAGTGTGCGGTCGTGGAATACGGAAGAAACGTTCTCGGTCTCAAAGACGCAAACTCCACCGAGATCAGACCGGACACCGAACATCCGGTGATTTCACTTTTGGAAGAACAAAACGATATCGAACAGATGGGCGGAACGATGAGACTCGGTTCTTATCCTTGTAAAATCAAAAAAGACACCCTTACTTTTAAAGAATACAAATCCGAACTGATTCACGAACGTCACAGACATAGATTCGAATTCACGAACCGTTACAAAAAACAATATGAGGAAAACGGAATGGTGATCGCGGGAACATCGCCCGACGACAACCTAGTGGAGATCGTGGAAATTCCGAAACACAACTGGTTTATCGGAGTTCAATTCCACCCCGAATTTCAATCCAAACCTACGGCGCCGCATCCTTTATTCGCTGGATTTATCGGTGCTACCGTGAAATACTCAAAGAAAGGATAA
- a CDS encoding flagellin, whose product MIINHNISALRTNNVLKSVNKELDKTMEKLSTGLRINRAGDDALGFAMSEKMRTQIRGLAQAERNVMDGVSFIQVTEGTLEQVNNILQRLRELSIQTSNGIYSNEDRKLVQLEVDQLIEEVDRIGKSAEFNHIKPLSGDHSKQSNKPIQLQVGPNQNEKLDIFIDSMNATGLQLVANGKKQVLSSPASANAMIGILDTAITKVNQQRADLGAYYNRLEITSQGLQSSYVNMVAAESRVRDADMAEQIVDYTRNQILTKSGSAMLAQANMRPDQVVKLLSDRFG is encoded by the coding sequence ATGATCATCAATCACAACATTAGTGCGCTCAGGACGAACAACGTACTGAAGAGCGTAAACAAAGAATTGGATAAAACCATGGAGAAACTCTCCACCGGTTTGCGGATCAATCGCGCCGGGGACGATGCTCTCGGTTTTGCCATGTCCGAGAAAATGCGGACTCAGATCCGCGGTCTGGCTCAAGCAGAGCGTAACGTGATGGATGGGGTTTCCTTCATTCAGGTTACGGAAGGAACTCTGGAACAGGTCAACAACATCCTCCAAAGACTGAGAGAACTTTCGATTCAAACTTCGAACGGAATTTATTCCAACGAAGATCGTAAGCTCGTTCAACTCGAAGTGGATCAATTGATCGAGGAAGTGGATCGAATCGGTAAGTCCGCCGAGTTCAATCATATCAAACCTCTTTCGGGAGATCATTCGAAACAATCCAATAAACCGATTCAGTTGCAGGTCGGACCGAATCAAAACGAAAAGCTCGATATTTTTATCGATTCCATGAACGCGACCGGACTTCAATTGGTTGCCAACGGTAAAAAACAAGTCCTCTCCTCTCCGGCCAGTGCGAATGCGATGATCGGTATTTTAGACACTGCGATTACCAAAGTGAATCAACAAAGAGCCGATCTCGGAGCTTACTACAACCGTTTGGAAATCACTTCCCAAGGATTGCAGTCAAGTTATGTGAACATGGTCGCCGCAGAAAGCCGCGTGAGGGACGCGGATATGGCGGAACAGATCGTGGATTATACGAGAAATCAAATTCTCACCAAAAGCGGATCCGCTATGCTCGCTCAAGCGAACATGAGACCCGATCAAGTGGTGAAATTGTTAAGCGACAGATTCGGTTGA
- the lptC gene encoding LPS export ABC transporter periplasmic protein LptC, whose protein sequence is MKKNNINRLRIFFLSVVCVFFTFSFFDCKKVNYERVEKERESGSSVSIRNFKREAYDENGQLQWELRAEESYVYVNENKTIFYNIDFDQYEGGKFKSKLLSEKGEINHKTRLMILEGKIFLRTEDNKTLTAKAMEYNMDTKKLVSDSEVTVSADGTTIRGIGLRADKDLNKFTILKPSAITQGGTNPLKAAGSP, encoded by the coding sequence ATGAAGAAGAACAACATCAATCGACTTCGAATCTTTTTCCTTTCGGTTGTCTGTGTCTTCTTCACGTTTTCATTCTTCGATTGCAAAAAAGTAAATTACGAAAGAGTGGAGAAGGAAAGAGAAAGCGGTTCTTCGGTTTCCATTCGTAACTTCAAACGGGAAGCCTATGATGAGAACGGCCAACTTCAGTGGGAACTCAGAGCGGAAGAATCCTACGTCTATGTAAACGAGAATAAAACCATCTTCTACAATATCGACTTCGATCAATATGAGGGTGGAAAATTCAAATCCAAACTTCTTTCCGAAAAAGGGGAAATCAATCACAAGACAAGATTGATGATCTTGGAAGGTAAAATTTTCCTAAGAACCGAAGACAACAAAACTCTTACCGCCAAAGCGATGGAATACAATATGGATACGAAAAAACTCGTATCCGATTCGGAAGTTACGGTAAGCGCGGACGGAACCACAATCCGCGGAATCGGACTCAGAGCCGATAAGGATTTGAATAAGTTCACGATTCTTAAGCCGAGCGCGATCACACAAGGCGGCACGAACCCCTTGAAAGCGGCCGGGTCCCCGTGA
- a CDS encoding C40 family peptidase, with product MFRILTILFAVLWIPVSVFADPFSDLLKEDFETGQTLLIRNSVFQKLGGKSKDPKVIEITKNTIPWAIMEGLAPDTIADLIVNQYYVSLSGMRFTEAEDAIPILSKQKLSDKDFVLVSLFVKETDKAGIREEIRNVFLSTALKSRWDGFSILAGGRALIAGKYAGIPENRLASRILSLLPSKGANSPFEKTDSSFRQAIFFNPSNDRYTLASDLLSQLKSLHDGTKSKSLDSWTSSIATARSLDSGLDSAGEIVIGDRPKFGFEENIPDLPLVPEVEPDAPVPAAKEDWETLHSSYLLSVVKEWLGTPYYWGGTSKKGVDCSGFTFNSLTDKRVGVPTKIVPRLGREQANSGSKVSHENLRAGDLIFFSASPNQSKITHVGLVISDKEFAHASSTRGVVIDKISMKWWIDRYVTSRRVFKKVQS from the coding sequence ATGTTTCGAATTCTGACGATTCTTTTCGCCGTTCTTTGGATTCCAGTTTCCGTTTTTGCGGACCCGTTTTCCGACCTGCTCAAAGAGGATTTTGAAACCGGTCAAACCCTTTTGATTCGAAATTCCGTCTTTCAAAAGTTAGGCGGTAAATCGAAAGATCCGAAAGTAATCGAAATCACGAAGAATACGATTCCCTGGGCGATCATGGAAGGCCTTGCCCCGGATACGATCGCGGATCTGATCGTGAATCAATACTATGTTTCTCTTTCGGGTATGCGTTTTACCGAGGCTGAGGACGCGATCCCGATTCTTTCCAAACAAAAACTGAGCGATAAGGATTTCGTTTTGGTTTCTCTTTTCGTTAAGGAAACAGACAAGGCGGGAATTCGGGAAGAGATCCGAAATGTGTTTTTATCCACCGCTTTGAAGTCCCGTTGGGACGGTTTTTCAATTTTGGCCGGTGGTCGCGCTTTGATCGCGGGTAAATACGCGGGGATTCCTGAGAATCGACTTGCTTCGAGAATTCTCAGCCTTCTTCCGAGCAAGGGGGCGAATTCTCCGTTTGAAAAAACGGATTCTTCCTTTCGGCAGGCGATTTTTTTTAATCCGTCTAATGATCGTTATACGCTTGCCTCCGATCTTTTGTCCCAGCTCAAATCTTTGCACGACGGAACCAAAAGTAAATCCTTGGATTCTTGGACGAGTTCGATCGCGACCGCGAGAAGTTTAGATAGCGGTTTGGATTCCGCCGGTGAAATTGTGATCGGGGATCGGCCTAAGTTCGGGTTTGAGGAGAATATTCCCGATCTGCCTTTGGTTCCCGAAGTAGAGCCGGACGCTCCCGTTCCCGCCGCCAAGGAAGATTGGGAAACATTACATTCTTCTTATTTACTTTCCGTCGTGAAAGAATGGCTTGGAACTCCTTATTATTGGGGTGGGACCTCGAAGAAAGGTGTGGATTGTTCCGGGTTCACGTTTAATTCGTTGACCGATAAGAGGGTAGGAGTTCCCACAAAAATCGTTCCTCGATTGGGTAGAGAACAGGCGAATTCGGGGAGTAAGGTGTCCCATGAAAATTTACGTGCGGGGGATTTGATCTTTTTTTCCGCTTCACCGAATCAAAGTAAGATTACGCACGTAGGACTTGTCATCAGTGACAAGGAATTCGCGCATGCTTCCTCGACGAGAGGCGTTGTGATCGATAAGATTTCCATGAAATGGTGGATTGATCGGTATGTGACGTCTCGTCGGGTGTTTAAGAAAGTTCAATCTTAA
- a CDS encoding LON peptidase substrate-binding domain-containing protein, whose amino-acid sequence MLPVSTTTVPIFPLPEIILFPGTYLPLHIFEPRYRLMLDYCMESGEELAVAPILPAKSRTPSKHPEIETVFGWGKIIRRDPLPDGRSNILLEGKGIAKLIDYETVEPFRVARIEKIEPDFEYLRDEDFKKTFERLLFLTKRILLSEGAGEDLILRMNELMTHPFPIDFIASILNFEFSKKQEILVDPNPLEKTKILMEIVEELNLKE is encoded by the coding sequence ATCCTTCCCGTGTCAACCACTACTGTCCCCATCTTTCCGTTGCCGGAAATCATTCTATTCCCTGGGACATACCTACCGCTTCATATCTTTGAGCCGCGTTATAGATTGATGCTCGATTATTGTATGGAATCCGGAGAAGAATTGGCCGTTGCGCCCATTCTTCCCGCCAAGTCGAGAACTCCTTCCAAACATCCCGAAATCGAAACGGTTTTCGGCTGGGGAAAAATCATTCGAAGAGATCCTCTGCCCGATGGTCGATCGAATATTCTTTTGGAGGGAAAGGGAATCGCCAAACTGATCGACTACGAAACCGTGGAACCCTTCCGAGTTGCGCGCATCGAAAAGATAGAGCCCGATTTCGAATATCTCAGAGATGAGGATTTTAAAAAAACATTTGAAAGACTTCTCTTTCTTACAAAACGAATTCTTCTTTCGGAAGGCGCCGGAGAAGATTTGATTCTTCGAATGAATGAACTCATGACACATCCTTTTCCGATCGATTTTATAGCTTCGATTCTCAATTTTGAATTTTCCAAAAAGCAGGAGATTCTTGTGGATCCGAATCCTTTGGAGAAAACGAAAATTCTTATGGAGATTGTGGAAGAATTGAATCTGAAAGAATGA